A window of Coturnix japonica isolate 7356 chromosome 2, Coturnix japonica 2.1, whole genome shotgun sequence contains these coding sequences:
- the GFOD1 gene encoding glucose-fructose oxidoreductase domain-containing protein 1 isoform X2: MGKFMGIGKNVICDRTATPLDAFRMMTAAHYYPKLMSIMGNVLRFLPAFVKMKQLIQEGYVGDLLVCEVQVHSGSLLGKKYNWSCDDLMGGGGLHSVGTYIIDLLTFLTSQKAVKVHGLLKTFVKQTDHIKGIRQITSDDFCTFQMVLEGGVCCTVTLNFNVPGEFKQDIIVVGSAGRLIVIGTDLYGQSNNSPQRELLLKDSTPVSNSLLPEKAFSDIPSPYLRGTIKMVQAVRQAFEDQDDRRTWDGRPLTMAATFDDCLYALCVVDTIKKSNQLGEWQNISIMTEEPELSPAYLISEAMRKSRMSLYC; encoded by the coding sequence GCATTGGAAAAAACGTCATCTGTGACCGAACAGCGACTCCGCTGGATGCCTTCAGGATGATGACTGCAGCTCATTATTACCCAAAACTCATGAGCATCATGGGGAACGTGCTGCGCTTCCTGCCTGCCTTCGTGAAGATGAAGCAGCTGATCCAGGAGGGTTATGTGGGGGACCTGCTGGTGTGCGAGGTGCAGGTTCACAGTGGAAGTCTGCTGGGCAAGAAGTACAACTGGAGTTGTGATGACCTGATGGGGGGTGGAGGTTTGCACTCAGTTGGCACCTACATCATTGATCTGCTGACATTCCTCACCAGCCAGAAGGCTGTGAAGGTGCACGGCTTGCTCAAGACCTTCGTGAAGCAGACGGACCACATCAAGGGGATACGGCAGATCACCAGTGATGACTTCTGTACGTTTCAGATGGTTCTGGAAGGTGGCGTGTGCTGCACGGTGACGCTCAACTTCAATGTCCCCGGAGAGTTCAAACAAGACATTATCGTGGTGGGTTCGGCGGGACGGCTGATTGTCATTGGCACTGATCTCTATGGACAGAGCAACAACTCTCCTCAACGGGAGCTCCTGCTGAAGGACTCCACCCCGGTCAGCAACTCCTTGCTTCCGGAGAAGGCCTTCAGTGACATCCCTTCCCCATACCTCCGAGGCACCATTAAGATGGTCCAAGCTGTCCGGCAGGCCTTTGAGGACCAGGATGACAGGAGGACCTGGGATGGGAGGCCTCTCACGATGGCTGCCACCTTTGACGACTGTCTGTATGCCCTGTGTGTGGTGGACACCATTAAAAAGTCAAACCAGCTGGGGGAGTGGCAGAACATTTCCATCATGACCGAGGAGCCAGAACTGAGCCCAGCGTACCTAATCAGTGAAGCCATGCGGAAGAGCAGGATGTCTCTGTACTGCTAG